One segment of Deltaproteobacteria bacterium DNA contains the following:
- the gyrA gene encoding DNA gyrase subunit A, which yields MEYSPNGHLIPVNIEQEMRQSYMDYAMSVIIGRALPDVRDGLKPVHRRVLYAMSELGNDWNRSYKKSARIVGDVIGKFHPHGDAAVYDTIVRMAQDFSLRYPLIDGQGNFGSIDGDPPAAMRYTEIRMTRIAGELLADIDRETVDFIPNYDDTSQEPVVLPAKLPNLLINGSSGIAVGMSTNIPPHNFGEVIDALLALLDNPSLSVAALMRYIPGPDFPTAAFIYGTAGVREAYETGKGIFQMRARTEVEVDKRTGKNCIIANEIPFQVNKARLIERIAELVNEKRIDGISDLRDESDRDGMRVVIELKRDAVPTVVLNQLYKLTPLQESFGVIFLAIVDGRPRLLTLKDALVLFLAHRREVVRRRIAFDLGKAKERLHLLEGLKIALDNLDAVLQVIRHGQNPALVRQTLITQFSLSEVQAQAILDMRLQRLTQLEQGKILTDHHETLALISRLQTILSSPQEIDRVIKEELADLRTRFADERRTQIIAEATDLSIEDLIAEEDMVVTISHEGYIKRNPTTLYRSQRRGGKGVVGATTREEDFVEHLFISSTHAFLLFFTTAGRVYWVKVHEIPQGGRTSKGKAIINLLPLKEGEKVSAYLPVKEFQEGQYIVFATRTGLVKKTELMAYSNPRRDGIIALTLEDDDEVIGVKLTDGQQEILLSTKKGQAIRFAEEEVRSTGRGTYGVKGIALDDDDAVVSLEILNRESTLLTVSSGGYGKRSSNDEYRAQSRGGKGVITMRTTDKTGEVISVRQVTDDDHLMLVTDGGKIIRLRMAELRVIGRNTQGVRLFNVGSDERVASLALLAEKEEDVEVEGISGVQEDSVSPEPGEQSDNSQEA from the coding sequence ATGGAGTATTCACCGAACGGTCATCTCATCCCGGTCAATATCGAGCAAGAAATGCGGCAGTCCTACATGGACTACGCCATGAGCGTCATCATTGGCAGAGCGCTGCCGGACGTTCGCGACGGTTTGAAACCCGTACATCGCCGCGTTCTCTATGCCATGTCGGAGTTGGGAAACGACTGGAACCGTAGCTATAAAAAATCGGCCCGCATTGTCGGCGATGTCATCGGCAAGTTCCACCCCCATGGCGACGCTGCCGTCTACGACACGATTGTGCGTATGGCGCAGGATTTTTCTCTTCGCTACCCGCTCATCGACGGGCAGGGCAACTTCGGATCGATCGACGGCGACCCACCGGCGGCAATGCGTTACACGGAAATCCGCATGACGCGCATCGCCGGAGAACTCCTCGCCGACATCGACCGCGAAACTGTCGATTTCATTCCTAATTACGACGACACCAGCCAAGAACCGGTCGTCCTTCCCGCCAAGCTTCCTAATTTGCTGATCAATGGCTCGTCGGGAATCGCTGTGGGCATGTCCACCAACATTCCTCCGCACAATTTTGGGGAAGTGATCGATGCCCTTTTGGCTTTGCTTGATAACCCGAGTCTGAGCGTGGCCGCGCTCATGCGCTACATTCCCGGTCCCGACTTTCCGACCGCAGCTTTCATTTACGGCACGGCGGGGGTGCGTGAAGCCTACGAAACCGGAAAAGGCATCTTCCAGATGCGCGCCCGCACCGAAGTGGAGGTCGATAAACGAACCGGAAAGAACTGCATTATCGCGAATGAAATTCCTTTCCAGGTCAATAAAGCGCGCCTCATCGAACGCATCGCCGAGCTGGTGAACGAGAAGAGGATCGACGGTATCTCCGATCTCAGGGACGAATCGGACAGGGACGGCATGCGAGTCGTCATCGAATTGAAAAGAGACGCGGTTCCTACCGTGGTGCTGAACCAACTATACAAGCTGACGCCGCTACAGGAATCCTTCGGAGTTATTTTTCTCGCCATCGTCGATGGTCGTCCACGCTTATTAACGCTGAAAGACGCCCTAGTCCTGTTTCTGGCCCATCGGCGAGAGGTCGTTCGCCGACGCATCGCTTTCGATCTTGGCAAAGCCAAAGAACGACTCCACCTCCTCGAAGGGTTGAAAATTGCGCTGGATAATCTTGACGCCGTTCTACAAGTGATCCGCCACGGGCAAAACCCTGCGCTCGTTCGTCAGACCCTGATAACGCAATTCTCCCTCAGCGAGGTACAAGCGCAAGCGATTCTCGACATGCGGCTGCAGCGCCTCACTCAGCTTGAGCAGGGAAAAATTCTGACCGACCACCACGAAACTCTGGCGCTGATCTCTCGCCTGCAGACCATTCTTTCTAGTCCACAGGAGATCGACCGCGTTATTAAAGAAGAACTCGCGGATTTACGCACTCGATTTGCCGACGAACGACGTACGCAGATTATTGCCGAAGCGACCGACCTCTCTATCGAAGACCTCATCGCCGAAGAAGATATGGTCGTGACCATTTCTCACGAGGGGTATATCAAACGCAATCCGACGACCTTATATCGCTCGCAACGACGGGGAGGGAAAGGGGTTGTCGGAGCCACGACCCGAGAAGAAGACTTTGTCGAACACCTCTTTATCTCCTCCACCCACGCTTTTCTGCTGTTTTTTACCACCGCCGGGCGAGTGTATTGGGTGAAGGTCCACGAAATTCCTCAAGGAGGTCGGACGTCGAAGGGAAAAGCGATTATCAACCTCTTGCCCCTCAAAGAAGGGGAGAAAGTGTCCGCCTATCTTCCTGTCAAAGAATTTCAGGAAGGACAGTACATTGTGTTTGCCACCCGGACAGGGCTGGTCAAAAAGACGGAACTCATGGCGTACTCGAACCCGCGCCGTGACGGGATTATCGCTCTGACTCTCGAAGATGACGATGAAGTCATTGGTGTGAAGCTGACGGATGGGCAGCAAGAAATCCTCCTGTCCACGAAGAAAGGGCAAGCCATCCGTTTCGCTGAAGAGGAAGTAAGATCCACCGGCCGAGGAACCTACGGAGTGAAAGGCATCGCCTTGGACGACGACGATGCCGTGGTCTCCCTAGAAATTCTCAACCGGGAGTCCACGCTTCTGACCGTTTCCTCTGGCGGATACGGCAAACGCAGTAGCAACGACGAATATCGCGCTCAATCCCGTGGAGGAAAAGGTGTCATTACTATGCGCACGACCGACAAGACCGGCGAGGTTATCAGCGTGCGCCAAGTGACGGACGATGATCACCTCATGCTGGTCACTGACGGGGGGAAAATCATTCGTTTACGGATGGCGGAATTGCGCGTCATTGGCAGAAACACCCAAGGCGTGCGCCTTTTCAACGTCGGGTCTGACGAAAGAGTGGCGAGTCTTGCTCTTCTGGCGGAAAAAGAAGAGGACGTAGAAGTCGAAGGAATCTCAGGCGTACAGGAGGATTCCGTCTCTCCCGAGCCTGGAGAACAGTCCGACAACTCACAAGAGGCATGA
- a CDS encoding L,D-transpeptidase family protein yields the protein MKTHRTNRLAIFLLGLFLVLPSRSFAWTEEEFFALDKIVARFFVLPKGAYDLDARTVIGTPNAYTMKRKDTLLDVARYFDLGFNEIAGAHPDIDPWLPISNDEISTEISLPTWWVLPKSANEGVVVNIPEMRLYYFPPLERQLTNRSVITLPVGLGREDWPTPTAKFKVMGKTVNPTWVIPESIKQERIKEKGWSEDFIAGGSPDNPMGKYRIELTLPMYRIHDTNNPWAVGRLVTHGCIRMYPEDIARFFDIVRVGSPGEFVYQPIKIGVLYGKVYAEVHDDIYKLIPDLWEEALRVVRESGYEDMVDQTLLIKALMQKTGVPVDVTKEEHSRLGGEIASADDTEEASNGTESSYQ from the coding sequence ATGAAAACGCACCGAACAAACAGACTCGCAATCTTTTTGCTGGGACTGTTTCTGGTACTGCCATCTCGATCCTTCGCATGGACCGAGGAGGAGTTCTTCGCGTTAGATAAGATCGTCGCCCGCTTTTTCGTCTTGCCCAAAGGCGCGTACGATCTCGATGCCCGGACGGTCATCGGCACTCCCAACGCTTACACCATGAAGAGGAAAGATACCTTGCTCGATGTCGCGCGCTACTTCGATCTCGGCTTTAACGAGATTGCCGGAGCCCATCCGGATATCGACCCCTGGCTTCCTATTTCAAACGATGAGATTTCCACGGAAATTTCCCTACCGACCTGGTGGGTGCTTCCCAAGAGTGCGAACGAAGGCGTGGTGGTCAACATTCCTGAGATGAGGTTGTATTACTTTCCTCCTCTGGAAAGACAGTTGACCAATCGTTCGGTGATCACCTTGCCCGTCGGGTTAGGCCGGGAAGACTGGCCCACGCCAACCGCGAAGTTCAAAGTGATGGGCAAAACCGTGAACCCGACCTGGGTGATTCCCGAATCCATTAAGCAAGAACGCATAAAGGAAAAGGGTTGGAGCGAGGATTTTATCGCTGGCGGTTCTCCGGACAACCCGATGGGGAAATACCGCATTGAGCTGACGCTCCCCATGTATCGGATTCACGACACCAACAATCCCTGGGCCGTGGGTCGGCTGGTGACGCACGGCTGCATCCGCATGTATCCGGAGGATATCGCTCGGTTTTTCGACATCGTTCGCGTTGGTAGCCCCGGGGAGTTTGTCTATCAGCCGATAAAAATCGGCGTCCTCTACGGGAAGGTGTATGCCGAGGTGCACGACGACATCTACAAGCTCATTCCAGACCTGTGGGAAGAAGCGTTGCGGGTCGTGCGGGAGAGCGGGTACGAGGACATGGTGGACCAGACACTGCTGATCAAAGCGTTGATGCAAAAGACTGGGGTACCGGTGGACGTGACCAAAGAAGAGCACTCTCGGCTTGGCGGGGAAATCGCCTCCGCCGACGACACGGAAGAAGCCAGCAATGGAACTGAAAGTTCATACCAGTAA
- a CDS encoding YjbQ family protein, whose translation MELKVHTSKRCEVVDITAQVSEAVRSANIDEGLCCIFVPHATAAVVINENDDMQIGQDLLDALERMVPEGVWRHDKVDSNGAAHLKSAILGPSETIPVLSGRLALGTWQSVMFVELDGPRDRKVIVTVK comes from the coding sequence ATGGAACTGAAAGTTCATACCAGTAAGAGATGCGAAGTCGTTGACATTACGGCTCAGGTGTCGGAGGCGGTTCGGTCTGCCAATATCGACGAGGGCCTGTGCTGCATCTTCGTGCCGCACGCCACGGCGGCAGTGGTCATTAACGAAAACGACGACATGCAAATTGGCCAGGACTTGCTTGATGCGCTGGAGCGGATGGTGCCCGAAGGCGTGTGGCGGCACGATAAGGTGGACAGCAACGGTGCCGCCCATCTGAAGTCGGCAATTCTTGGGCCGAGCGAAACTATCCCCGTTCTCAGCGGGAGGTTAGCTCTTGGCACGTGGCAGTCAGTGATGTTCGTTGAACTTGACGGTCCACGCGATCGCAAGGTTATCGTGACGGTGAAGTAA
- a CDS encoding restriction endonuclease subunit S, whose protein sequence is MDSIDEYRFDGEFVLIAEDGGYWGKHEPSSYIMRGKFWVNNHAHVIRERDGVSNNLFLSCQLNFMDISPLIGGDARGKLTKSILERLPLVIPPLAEQQKIAEVLGLVQRALEQQARLIALTTELKKALLHQLFTQGLRGEPQKQTDIGPVPESWELRACDELCEMITVGVVVKPASHYVKSGVPAFRSMNVREDRLEVTELVYFSQETNDTILAKSKLQTGDVLIVRTGYPGTSCVVPEEYHGANCIDLVIARPQLKVIQSGFLSRFFNSDAGKRQALSAKHGLAQQHLNVGAVKRTLIPVPQLGEQREIDAALAIVERKLALHMSKHAALTALFRTLLHQLMTAEVRVHDVDLSDLGVDCETGDKPEACQPLAGG, encoded by the coding sequence GTGGACTCTATTGATGAATACCGCTTTGATGGCGAGTTCGTTCTCATTGCCGAAGACGGCGGGTATTGGGGGAAACATGAACCATCCTCCTACATCATGCGAGGCAAGTTCTGGGTTAATAATCACGCGCACGTCATCCGTGAAAGAGACGGGGTATCCAACAATCTATTCTTGTCGTGTCAGTTGAACTTCATGGACATCTCCCCCCTCATTGGTGGCGACGCCCGGGGAAAGCTAACGAAGTCTATTCTTGAACGGCTGCCGTTGGTGATTCCGCCCCTAGCCGAGCAGCAGAAGATTGCCGAGGTGTTAGGGCTGGTGCAGCGGGCGCTGGAGCAGCAGGCGCGGCTGATCGCGCTGACCACGGAACTGAAAAAGGCGCTCCTGCACCAACTCTTCACCCAAGGCCTCCGCGGCGAACCCCAAAAGCAAACCGACATCGGCCCCGTGCCGGAGAGTTGGGAGCTTCGAGCCTGTGACGAGCTTTGCGAGATGATTACCGTCGGAGTGGTGGTGAAGCCAGCGAGTCACTATGTCAAAAGTGGAGTGCCAGCATTTCGTTCGATGAATGTCCGCGAGGATCGTCTCGAAGTGACCGAGCTTGTTTATTTCTCACAAGAGACCAACGATACCATTTTGGCTAAGTCGAAGCTTCAAACTGGCGATGTCCTGATCGTTCGTACTGGCTATCCCGGAACATCCTGCGTTGTGCCGGAGGAATATCATGGCGCGAATTGCATCGATTTGGTCATCGCCCGCCCCCAGCTCAAAGTAATCCAGTCAGGCTTCCTCAGCCGGTTCTTCAATTCCGATGCGGGCAAACGACAAGCCTTGTCGGCCAAGCACGGCCTCGCCCAACAACATCTGAACGTCGGTGCTGTGAAGCGAACGCTGATCCCTGTTCCGCAGCTAGGCGAGCAGCGAGAGATTGACGCTGCACTCGCAATTGTTGAGCGGAAACTCGCGCTTCATATGAGCAAACACGCCGCGCTTACCGCCCTGTTCCGCACGCTGCTGCACCAGCTCATGACGGCGGAGGTGAGGGTGCACGATGTTGATCTGTCGGACTTGGGAGTGGACTGCGAGACAGGGGACAAGCCGGAAGCTTGTCAGCCATTAGCCGGTGGTTGA
- the tnpA gene encoding IS200/IS605 family transposase: protein MSSTYLSLHYHLVFSTKARVPVIAPPWRLRLHDYIGGAIRGLGGFPEEVGGVADHVHLLMGLKATHCLADVMRELKKASSIWVHKEIGSQMFAWQEGYAAFTVSTTARAAVRKYIAGQEEHHRTRSFREELIETLGRAGIEYDPKYLD from the coding sequence ATGTCATCCACGTATCTCAGCCTCCATTACCATCTCGTGTTCAGCACCAAAGCCCGTGTGCCTGTCATCGCTCCGCCATGGCGCTTGCGCCTTCACGATTACATCGGCGGTGCCATCCGCGGCCTCGGAGGATTTCCCGAGGAGGTCGGCGGGGTGGCGGACCATGTGCATCTGCTTATGGGGCTGAAGGCGACCCATTGTCTGGCTGATGTGATGCGTGAGCTCAAGAAAGCTTCCTCGATCTGGGTGCATAAGGAAATCGGTAGTCAGATGTTCGCGTGGCAAGAAGGTTACGCAGCGTTTACGGTGAGCACGACAGCGAGGGCCGCAGTGCGCAAGTATATTGCCGGGCAAGAGGAACATCATCGGACCAGATCGTTTCGTGAAGAGTTGATTGAGACATTGGGAAGGGCCGGAATCGAATATGATCCGAAATACCTGGATTGA
- a CDS encoding HsdR family type I site-specific deoxyribonuclease, which translates to MPTPTEHKTVQARILHYAQEIGWTYVPRAEAERRRGLTPHPHPLPQGARENPERARKASLFFGDLLHAQVRAFNPKYKEAEGALVGEFQRFHADIYGNRDFLQALRNQHKFFCAEENRELDLTLIDYSDLARPREQWRNVYEVTEEFYTHNGKHGTREDVVFLINGIPVEVIECKNASKDEAIALGVDQIRRYHAETPEVMVPQMLFTATEAIGFSYGVTWNTVRRNLFNWKHEEVGNLEAKVKSFCAVPRLLRFLKDFILFAEKEEELQKFILHQHQTAAVDKVVARALDPKRSRGLVWHTQGSGKTYTMIKAAELLFKAPEAEKPTILLLIDRNELEDQMLKNLASVGLGNVAHAHSITELNRLLNRQGQDYRGIIVTMIHKFRDMPADLNLRPNIFVLIDEAHRTTGGDLGNFLMAGLPNATFLGFTGTPVDKTAYGKGTFKTFGCEDDQGYLHKYSIAESIEDGTTLPLYYSLAPNEMLVPHEIMEQEFLALAETEGIADIEELNKILERAVNLKNFLKGRDRVKKVARYVADHFRENVEPLGYKAFLVGVDREACAFYKEALDAILPPEYSEIVFTGNNNDPAHLKKWHLDPKREKQIRKNFIKVGEWPKILIVTEKLLTGFDAPILYAMYLDKPMRDHTLLQAIARVNRPYENEAAEMVKPHGFVLDFVGIFDKLEKALAFDSEEINAIVKDIGLLKQLFKAKMESKAPAYLALVTRNFDDKDVDNLIEHFRDKERRKEFFREYKEIEMLYEIISPDAFLRPFIDPYTTLSSIYAVVRNAYAKKVYVDKAFQKKTNELVRKHIGALMVAESLAEYVTIDKSTIDTIKRREAGKATQVINLVKSIEKTAEENSDDPFLVALAERAKAVQESFEDRQTSTADALSDLLKEIEKNERRKQEQATKGVDGLTYFVLCKLTDDGIPNPEPVSKKVRAAFAQFPHWQRSEAELREVRKQVTYALVAEEDDMEKVAATVEVLFTLLQKSFRP; encoded by the coding sequence ATGCCCACCCCCACCGAACACAAAACCGTCCAGGCCCGCATCCTGCACTACGCGCAGGAGATCGGCTGGACGTACGTGCCCCGCGCAGAGGCCGAGCGGCGGCGGGGGCTTACCCCTCACCCTCACCCTCTCCCGCAAGGGGCGAGGGAGAATCCGGAGCGGGCGCGTAAGGCATCATTGTTCTTCGGCGATCTGCTGCACGCTCAGGTCCGCGCCTTCAACCCGAAATACAAGGAGGCCGAGGGCGCGTTGGTGGGCGAGTTTCAGCGTTTCCACGCCGACATTTATGGCAATCGCGACTTCCTCCAGGCGCTGCGCAATCAACACAAGTTTTTCTGCGCGGAGGAGAACCGCGAACTGGATCTGACCTTGATTGATTACAGCGATCTCGCCCGCCCGCGCGAACAGTGGCGCAACGTGTATGAGGTGACGGAGGAGTTTTACACCCACAACGGCAAGCACGGCACGCGCGAGGACGTGGTCTTCCTCATCAATGGCATCCCCGTGGAAGTGATCGAATGCAAGAACGCGAGCAAGGACGAGGCGATCGCGCTCGGAGTGGATCAGATTCGCCGTTACCACGCGGAGACGCCGGAGGTGATGGTGCCACAGATGCTCTTCACCGCCACCGAGGCCATTGGCTTCTCCTACGGGGTAACGTGGAACACGGTACGGCGGAACCTTTTCAACTGGAAGCACGAGGAGGTCGGCAATCTGGAAGCCAAGGTCAAGAGCTTCTGCGCCGTGCCGCGCCTGCTGCGCTTCTTGAAGGATTTCATCCTCTTCGCCGAGAAGGAAGAGGAGTTGCAGAAGTTCATCCTGCACCAGCACCAGACAGCGGCGGTGGACAAGGTGGTGGCGCGCGCCCTCGACCCGAAGCGCTCGCGCGGCCTCGTCTGGCACACGCAGGGTAGTGGCAAGACCTACACGATGATCAAGGCCGCCGAGCTGCTTTTCAAAGCGCCCGAGGCGGAGAAGCCGACCATCCTGCTGCTGATCGATCGCAACGAGCTGGAAGATCAGATGCTCAAAAACCTGGCGTCAGTCGGGCTGGGCAACGTGGCGCACGCGCATTCCATCACCGAGCTCAACAGGTTGCTGAATCGGCAGGGGCAGGATTACCGGGGCATCATCGTCACGATGATCCACAAGTTTCGCGACATGCCGGCGGACCTGAACCTGCGCCCGAACATCTTCGTGCTGATTGATGAGGCGCACCGCACCACTGGGGGCGACCTCGGCAACTTTCTGATGGCCGGTTTGCCGAACGCCACCTTCCTCGGCTTCACCGGCACGCCGGTGGACAAGACCGCCTACGGCAAAGGAACGTTCAAGACCTTCGGCTGCGAGGACGATCAGGGCTACCTGCACAAGTATTCCATCGCCGAGAGCATTGAGGACGGCACGACCCTACCGCTTTACTACAGCCTCGCGCCGAACGAGATGCTCGTGCCGCACGAGATCATGGAGCAGGAGTTCCTCGCGCTGGCCGAGACGGAGGGCATCGCGGACATTGAGGAGCTGAACAAGATTCTCGAACGCGCGGTGAACTTGAAGAATTTTCTCAAGGGCAGGGACCGGGTGAAAAAGGTGGCGCGTTACGTGGCTGACCATTTCCGGGAGAACGTGGAGCCGCTCGGCTACAAAGCGTTTCTGGTGGGTGTAGATCGTGAAGCGTGCGCCTTTTATAAGGAGGCGCTCGATGCCATTCTACCGCCGGAGTATTCCGAGATCGTCTTTACCGGGAACAACAACGATCCGGCGCACCTGAAGAAGTGGCATCTCGACCCGAAGCGTGAGAAGCAGATTCGTAAAAACTTCATCAAGGTCGGCGAGTGGCCGAAGATTCTGATTGTCACAGAGAAGCTGCTCACCGGCTTCGACGCGCCCATCCTCTACGCGATGTATCTGGACAAGCCGATGCGCGACCACACGCTGCTGCAGGCCATCGCGCGAGTGAACCGACCCTACGAGAACGAGGCGGCGGAGATGGTGAAGCCGCACGGCTTCGTCCTCGATTTTGTCGGCATCTTCGACAAACTGGAAAAGGCGCTGGCCTTCGACAGCGAGGAGATCAATGCCATCGTCAAGGACATCGGCCTGCTCAAGCAGCTCTTCAAAGCGAAGATGGAGAGCAAGGCTCCGGCGTATCTCGCGCTTGTGACTCGGAACTTCGACGATAAGGACGTGGACAATCTCATCGAACACTTTCGCGACAAAGAGCGGCGCAAGGAGTTTTTCCGCGAGTACAAAGAGATCGAGATGCTCTACGAAATCATCTCGCCGGATGCGTTTCTGCGACCGTTCATTGACCCTTACACGACGCTCTCTTCGATCTATGCCGTGGTGCGGAACGCCTACGCCAAGAAGGTGTATGTGGACAAGGCGTTCCAGAAAAAGACCAACGAGCTGGTGCGGAAACACATCGGGGCGTTGATGGTCGCGGAATCGCTCGCAGAGTATGTAACGATCGATAAATCGACCATCGACACGATCAAACGGCGCGAGGCGGGAAAGGCCACGCAGGTCATCAACCTGGTCAAGTCCATCGAAAAGACGGCGGAGGAGAACAGCGACGATCCCTTTCTCGTCGCGCTCGCTGAGCGGGCGAAGGCGGTGCAGGAGAGTTTTGAAGATCGCCAGACCAGCACTGCCGATGCGCTCTCTGACTTGCTGAAGGAAATCGAGAAGAACGAGCGGCGCAAGCAGGAACAGGCCACGAAGGGAGTGGATGGGCTGACCTACTTCGTGCTGTGCAAGCTGACGGACGACGGCATTCCGAACCCGGAGCCAGTCAGCAAGAAAGTGCGCGCGGCGTTCGCGCAGTTCCCACATTGGCAACGCAGCGAAGCCGAACTACGAGAGGTGCGCAAGCAGGTAACATATGCGCTCGTCGCCGAGGAAGATGACATGGAAAAGGTAGCCGCCACGGTCGAAGTGCTGTTCACCCTATTGCAGAAGAGCTTCCGCCCATGA
- a CDS encoding M48 family metallopeptidase — protein MNSWRDKEEFKARVVEWAAKFEVKVQGLYVRPMRNKWASCSTAGTLSFNDELLGMERDLGDYVIVHELLHFSVPNHGKLWKSLMRVHLGAYEPIEARMKQAAPNRVASSLSVRI, from the coding sequence ATGAATAGCTGGCGCGACAAGGAAGAATTCAAAGCGCGCGTGGTGGAATGGGCCGCGAAGTTTGAGGTGAAGGTCCAGGGGTTGTATGTCCGCCCGATGCGCAACAAGTGGGCCTCTTGCTCCACCGCTGGAACCCTGAGTTTCAACGACGAACTGCTGGGGATGGAGCGCGACTTAGGAGACTACGTGATCGTCCACGAACTCCTGCACTTTTCTGTGCCCAACCACGGCAAGCTGTGGAAAAGTCTGATGCGGGTACACCTTGGAGCATACGAGCCTATCGAGGCACGGATGAAGCAAGCAGCGCCGAATCGGGTAGCCAGTAGTCTGTCAGTTCGAATTTGA
- a CDS encoding enoyl-CoA hydratase/isomerase family protein, whose product MSFTAITLEKQDRIGTLTLNRPEKLNAISPTLMTEFVEALDQIEKDSDIKVVVVRGAGRAFSTGYDLGGGGWGDKSGKPFTIDDDRRILQWYIENWLRLRDLPKPVIAMVHGYCLAGATQLCICTDMIFVAENARIGFPSIPAGAGYVSAFWNWMVGPHRTKYLAFLPGSQITGKEAEAMGFATRAFPAEKLEEETYSYARRVAKVPAQKLQLEKMGINRAMDLRGFRVAVLSGAEYDAIFHFGPGNEEIRKIQKERGLRGAIQWYEEQ is encoded by the coding sequence ATGTCATTCACTGCCATCACTCTGGAAAAACAGGATCGTATCGGCACCCTCACACTGAATCGCCCAGAAAAACTCAATGCCATAAGCCCAACCCTTATGACTGAGTTTGTCGAAGCACTCGACCAAATCGAGAAAGACTCTGACATCAAAGTCGTCGTCGTCCGTGGCGCGGGACGCGCCTTTTCTACTGGTTATGATCTTGGTGGCGGAGGCTGGGGAGACAAGAGCGGTAAACCGTTCACCATCGACGATGATCGCAGAATCTTGCAATGGTACATCGAGAACTGGCTACGCTTGCGCGATCTTCCCAAACCAGTGATCGCCATGGTGCACGGGTATTGTCTGGCCGGAGCGACCCAACTGTGCATCTGCACGGACATGATCTTCGTTGCCGAAAATGCGCGGATCGGCTTTCCTTCGATTCCAGCCGGAGCTGGCTACGTCAGCGCTTTTTGGAATTGGATGGTTGGTCCGCACCGGACCAAATACTTGGCATTTCTTCCCGGCAGTCAGATCACCGGCAAAGAAGCAGAGGCAATGGGATTTGCGACAAGAGCATTCCCAGCGGAAAAGCTTGAAGAAGAAACCTACAGCTATGCCCGGCGCGTTGCCAAGGTCCCAGCACAAAAGCTTCAGCTCGAAAAGATGGGGATCAACCGTGCCATGGACCTGCGCGGCTTCCGCGTGGCTGTGCTCTCTGGAGCAGAGTACGACGCCATTTTCCATTTTGGTCCGGGCAATGAAGAGATACGAAAAATCCAAAAGGAACGGGGCCTGCGCGGCGCGATTCAGTGGTATGAGGAGCAGTAG
- a CDS encoding NADPH:quinone reductase, whose amino-acid sequence MKAIRVHEFGPPEVMKLEEVPDLKPGPGQVVVRLHAAGVNPVETYIRSGIYPKPPTPYTPGADGAGVIEAVGEGVTRVRVGDRVYTAGTLTGTYAEQALCREAQVRRLPKRASFAQGAAMFVPYGTAYRSLFQRAHVQPGEVLFVHGASGGVGIAAVQLARAIGMTIIGSAGTEQGRKLVAEQGAHHMLDHRAPGYLDQVLQLTNGRGADVIIEMLANANLGNDLNVLAQGGRVVVVGNRGTNNQGTVEINPRAAMQRDAAILGMTLMNVTPPEMEKIHAALIAGLENGSLQPVIGQQFSLADAPKAHHAVIESTAYGKIVLVP is encoded by the coding sequence ATGAAAGCCATTCGTGTCCATGAGTTCGGTCCGCCGGAAGTCATGAAGCTAGAAGAAGTTCCCGACCTGAAACCCGGGCCGGGACAAGTGGTGGTCCGTCTGCACGCCGCCGGTGTCAATCCGGTGGAGACCTACATCCGTTCCGGCATCTATCCGAAGCCGCCGACCCCGTATACGCCGGGAGCCGATGGGGCGGGAGTTATCGAAGCGGTCGGCGAGGGCGTGACCCGCGTTCGAGTCGGAGATCGCGTCTACACCGCCGGCACGCTCACGGGCACGTATGCCGAACAAGCGCTGTGCCGGGAAGCGCAAGTCCGGCGGCTGCCAAAGCGCGCTTCCTTCGCACAGGGAGCGGCGATGTTCGTTCCGTATGGCACTGCCTATCGGTCGTTGTTTCAACGCGCGCATGTGCAGCCGGGAGAAGTGCTCTTCGTGCACGGTGCCAGCGGCGGCGTCGGTATCGCTGCCGTGCAGCTCGCCCGAGCTATAGGCATGACCATCATCGGTTCTGCCGGGACCGAGCAAGGGCGGAAACTGGTGGCCGAACAAGGCGCGCATCACATGCTCGACCATCGCGCTCCCGGATATTTGGATCAGGTGCTCCAGCTCACCAATGGTCGCGGCGCGGATGTCATTATCGAGATGCTGGCCAACGCCAATTTGGGCAACGATCTGAACGTTCTCGCGCAAGGCGGACGGGTCGTCGTGGTGGGTAATCGCGGCACCAACAATCAGGGAACGGTAGAGATCAATCCGCGAGCTGCGATGCAACGCGACGCGGCTATTCTCGGTATGACGCTGATGAATGTCACCCCTCCCGAAATGGAAAAGATCCACGCCGCGCTGATTGCTGGCCTAGAGAATGGCTCGTTGCAGCCGGTTATCGGCCAGCAGTTTTCTCTTGCTGACGCTCCCAAAGCGCATCACGCGGTGATCGAGTCCACCGCCTACGGGAAGATCGTGCTGGTGCCGTGA